From Aedes albopictus strain Foshan chromosome 1, AalbF5, whole genome shotgun sequence, one genomic window encodes:
- the LOC134288102 gene encoding uncharacterized protein LOC134288102 produces the protein MSHGQTLMTRLATKAAAAAAKQKQQIIDNASSWEIKADADMLKEVSSLSRQRDQVSLKRTRGQRTLVTAKHEVSLPQLKTFLKKVNDAYAELGAIHKKLISRMNLSDSHRGVHVSTRDEHHQGSNSTTTGDPEVIAIEGTDPYFRWIVRPSWPKFKPIFQDLMVDSGDSDVIKLYHLDKTLVGEAAGVLDVKVMSEWNYQQAWTILSERYENKRIVVETQICGLFNISKMTSGSCEELRRLHDECIRPLPGPHLVVFDGSSNEDNMGGYAEEM, from the coding sequence ATGTCGCATGGCCAAACGCTGATGACCAGATTAGCTACCAAGGCTGCAGCTGCAGCCGCAAAGCAGAAGCAGCAAATTATAGACAACGCAAGCAGCTGGGAAATCAAAGCCGACGCAGATATGCTAAAGGAAGTATCGTCGCTGTCCCGCCAGCGTGATCAGGTAAGCCTTAAGCGAACACGAGGGCAAAGGACACTTGTCACTGCAAAGCATGAAGTGAGCCTCCCGCAACtcaagacattcctgaagaaggTGAATGACGCGTACGCCGAATTGGGTGCTATTCATAAGAAGCTGATATCCCGGATGAACCTTTCCGACAGTCATCGAGGAGTTCATGTTAGCACACGAGACGAACATCACCAAGGCTCAAACTCCACAACCACAGGTGATCCTGAAGTAATAGCCATTGAAGGTACCGATCCCTACTTTCGATGGATCGTACGCCCCAGCTGGCCAAAGTTTAAGCCCATATTCCAGGACCTAATGGTTGACTCGGGAGATTCCGATGTCATTAAGCTTTATCACCTTGATAAAACGCTTGTCGGTGAAGCGGCTGGAGTTCTTGATGTCAAGGTAATGAGCGAATGGAACTACCAGCAAGCATGGACTATCCTCTCCGAACGATACGAGAACAAGAGGATCGTCGTCGAGACGCAAATCTGTGGCCTATTCAACATCTCGAAAATGACCTCAGGATCCTGTGAAGAGCTTCGACGACTCCACGACGAGTGTATCCGACCTCTACCTGGTCCACATCTTGTCGTCTTCGATGGATCAAGCAACGAGGATAATATGGGAGGCTACGCAGAAGAAATGTGA